One region of Gilliamella sp. ESL0405 genomic DNA includes:
- the apt gene encoding adenine phosphoribosyltransferase, whose protein sequence is MTQLQEKLELIRNSIITIPDYPKPGILFRDITSLLEDPIAFKTAVELLIDHYRDKKIDKVVGTEARGFIFAAPIALALGVGFVPVRKPHKLPRHVFSEAYQLEYGTDTLEMHCDAIKPNERVLIIDDLLATGGTVAATAKLIEKAGGIAQDAAFVINLPDLHGKTKLTDLGINCFTLIDFHGE, encoded by the coding sequence ATGACTCAGTTACAAGAAAAACTTGAACTTATCAGAAACAGCATCATCACTATTCCCGATTATCCTAAACCAGGGATTTTATTTCGTGATATTACCAGCTTACTTGAAGACCCTATTGCATTTAAAACCGCTGTTGAATTACTGATTGACCACTATCGAGATAAAAAAATCGATAAAGTTGTCGGCACCGAAGCCCGTGGATTTATCTTTGCCGCCCCTATCGCCTTAGCATTAGGCGTAGGATTTGTACCAGTTAGAAAACCGCATAAGTTACCGCGTCACGTATTTAGCGAAGCGTACCAACTGGAATACGGCACTGATACCCTCGAAATGCATTGCGATGCTATCAAACCTAACGAACGAGTATTAATCATTGATGATCTGCTAGCAACCGGTGGTACTGTTGCCGCAACCGCCAAACTGATTGAAAAAGCAGGTGGCATTGCTCAGGATGCGGCTTTTGTGATTAATTTACCGGATCTGCATGGTAAAACAAAATTAACCGATTTAGGTATTAACTGTTTTACTCTCATCGACTTTCATGGTGAATAA
- the ddaH gene encoding dimethylargininase: MKKFSHIIARTPAKSLVDGLTSANLGKPDYQKALDQHNNYIRALQQCDVDITILPADERFPDSVFVEDVTLCTPHCAIITRPGAPSRREETEIMIDTIERFYPNKVERITAPGTVEAGDIMMVGDHYYIGLSARTNQEGADQMIAILQKYGLSGSVVTLEKVLHLKTGLAYLENNNLLAAGEFITKPEFQHLNIITIPEQESYAANCIWVNGRVIMPSGYPITKAKIEALGYIVLEVDTSEYRKIDGGVSCMSLRF, encoded by the coding sequence ATGAAAAAATTTAGTCATATTATTGCCCGAACACCTGCTAAATCATTGGTTGACGGATTAACTTCAGCAAATTTAGGTAAGCCCGATTATCAAAAAGCCTTAGATCAACATAACAACTATATTCGAGCCTTACAGCAATGTGATGTTGATATTACCATTTTACCCGCCGATGAGCGCTTCCCCGATTCAGTGTTTGTCGAAGATGTCACGCTGTGCACACCGCATTGCGCAATTATCACTCGCCCCGGCGCACCTAGCCGCCGTGAAGAGACTGAAATTATGATCGACACGATTGAACGATTCTACCCAAATAAAGTAGAACGCATTACCGCACCGGGAACGGTTGAAGCTGGTGATATTATGATGGTTGGTGATCATTACTACATTGGTTTATCTGCCCGCACTAATCAAGAAGGTGCAGATCAAATGATCGCAATTTTGCAAAAATATGGCTTAAGTGGTTCGGTTGTCACTTTAGAAAAAGTGCTACATCTAAAAACCGGCCTTGCTTACCTTGAAAACAATAACTTACTTGCTGCCGGCGAGTTTATTACTAAACCGGAATTTCAACATCTTAATATTATTACCATACCGGAACAAGAAAGTTATGCCGCCAACTGTATATGGGTTAATGGGCGGGTCATTATGCCTTCAGGTTACCCGATAACTAAAGCAAAAATTGAAGCATTAGGTTATATCGTTCTTGAAGTCGATACATCGGAATACCGTAAAATTGACGGTGGTGTAAGTTGTATGTCATTACGATTCTAA
- a CDS encoding cell wall metabolism sensor histidine kinase WalK — MKKLTAILSLCIFIMAFSYLGWRTLEHEVIKRENQEKLLAQSRAENIKSLIGSLLTQRSTYFNSLSDILLYDESNIDKLLQIQTDVKNIFVIDHGVIKYLSNDTDKQWSQLVESIGYDNSILFNHNTQNEQHRSSTGWYQAYNYLVYWSIQSDTIIGFELSNIKLSLDVINLLDEKAMNDSFNLSNDEKQIYNNGEKYPNEIVISLDYPLQNWQLTYYYQSANLTNIYIFGVSVIVLFILIILGLALYCYREYTQTLRLAKQQVSFVGQVSHEFKTPLTNISLYSEMLKERLIDEAQPVPDYLDVITSESNRLTRLVQNVLNFNKPAKLNIKPVNITQLVKQIYFTFRPVLETKSLELNLICDVHYDFMMNTDQDSVIQIISNFLSNAEKYASNGQKVDLILTEQNHKAIITVRDYGNGIANNQLKKIFKPFYRINSSITEGVSGTGIGLTIANQLAQQLNGSIKVTNEKPGVAFSLILMESK; from the coding sequence ATGAAAAAATTAACAGCGATCCTATCTCTTTGTATATTTATTATGGCTTTTAGCTATCTTGGTTGGCGCACGCTAGAACACGAAGTAATAAAACGCGAAAATCAGGAGAAGTTGTTAGCACAAAGCCGTGCAGAAAATATAAAGTCTTTAATTGGATCGCTGTTAACCCAGCGATCGACCTATTTTAATAGTCTGTCTGATATATTATTATATGATGAATCAAATATAGATAAATTGTTACAAATCCAAACTGATGTAAAAAATATTTTTGTGATTGACCATGGTGTTATTAAATATTTAAGCAATGATACAGATAAACAATGGTCTCAATTAGTTGAATCTATTGGATATGATAACTCGATTTTATTTAACCATAATACTCAAAATGAACAGCACCGTTCGAGCACAGGTTGGTATCAAGCCTATAATTACCTAGTTTATTGGTCAATCCAGTCAGATACCATTATCGGTTTTGAACTTTCTAATATTAAATTATCATTAGATGTGATCAATCTGTTAGATGAAAAGGCAATGAACGATAGCTTTAATTTATCTAATGATGAAAAGCAGATTTATAATAACGGGGAAAAGTACCCTAATGAAATTGTGATCTCATTAGATTATCCGTTACAAAATTGGCAATTAACTTATTATTATCAATCAGCAAATTTAACCAATATCTATATTTTTGGTGTCAGTGTTATTGTTTTATTTATTCTGATAATTTTAGGACTTGCTCTCTATTGTTATCGCGAATATACCCAAACATTACGTTTGGCAAAACAACAAGTTAGCTTTGTCGGGCAAGTGTCTCACGAATTTAAAACACCATTAACCAATATCTCTCTCTATTCTGAAATGCTCAAAGAGCGATTAATTGATGAAGCCCAACCGGTACCGGATTATTTGGATGTGATCACCAGTGAAAGTAATCGGCTGACAAGATTAGTACAAAATGTGCTCAATTTTAATAAGCCAGCTAAACTCAATATTAAACCCGTCAATATCACTCAACTTGTAAAGCAAATTTATTTCACCTTTAGGCCGGTTTTGGAAACCAAGTCTTTAGAACTGAATTTAATTTGTGATGTTCATTATGATTTTATGATGAATACGGATCAAGACAGCGTGATACAGATCATCAGCAACTTTTTAAGTAACGCTGAGAAATATGCTTCAAATGGCCAAAAAGTTGATTTAATTCTGACTGAACAAAATCACAAAGCCATTATTACCGTTCGAGATTATGGTAATGGTATTGCTAATAATCAATTAAAAAAGATTTTTAAGCCTTTTTATCGAATTAACTCTTCAATTACCGAAGGCGTTTCGGGCACTGGTATTGGTTTAACTATTGCAAATCAATTAGCCCAACAGCTCAATGGTAGTATCAAAGTGACTAATGAGAAACCAGGCGTTGCGTTTTCATTAATCTTAATGGAGTCAAAATGA
- a CDS encoding basic amino acid/polyamine antiporter, with protein MNTPVRKKLGILPLTLLVVGSIVGSGIFSLPQNMAEGAGAGAILIAWVITLFGMLMLTRIFQYLSIRFYKINDGLYGYVREGFGDYIGFNAAWGYWISAWMACASYLVILFSAIGSFDCFNYFGDGTTLPSVIAGLIFLWIVHFFVLKGIYRAFLLNCLVTLAKIIPIGLFIICVILAFKVNTFKIDFWGSPQLGTIIEQIEHTMLYTVWVYLGIESATVYAARAKNMISISRATFFGFAITSLLLVCVSVLSLGVVPQNELAEMKNPSMALVIERVVGSWGATFINLGLIVSVSGGLLSWLMLAAEMLFLTGQGEKHTVPKCFGKLNKNGTPANALWLTTCLVTILIILAHFHQSGYNTLIQLSTSMVLIPYLLAALFVFKLALNRGKAYLILIGSAGSIYGFWLIYAGGMSYLLLSMILYSVGLVFYLYARKQRNLPAFSYLHDKLYAIAIITLAIIAIIYFYILPS; from the coding sequence ATGAATACACCAGTAAGAAAAAAACTCGGCATCCTACCGCTTACCCTTTTGGTGGTAGGTAGTATTGTTGGCAGCGGGATTTTTAGTTTACCGCAAAATATGGCTGAAGGCGCTGGCGCCGGCGCTATTTTAATTGCATGGGTCATTACCCTATTTGGCATGTTAATGCTAACGAGAATATTTCAATATCTCTCAATCCGTTTTTATAAAATTAACGACGGTTTATACGGCTATGTACGTGAAGGCTTTGGCGATTACATCGGCTTTAATGCTGCATGGGGATACTGGATATCAGCATGGATGGCCTGTGCCAGCTATTTAGTGATTCTTTTTAGTGCGATAGGCTCGTTTGATTGTTTTAATTATTTTGGCGACGGAACGACCTTGCCGTCAGTAATTGCCGGACTGATTTTTTTATGGATAGTCCATTTTTTTGTCTTAAAAGGCATCTATCGGGCATTTTTACTTAACTGTTTAGTCACTCTGGCTAAAATCATCCCCATTGGGCTATTTATTATTTGTGTCATTTTGGCATTTAAGGTAAATACCTTTAAGATCGATTTTTGGGGCTCACCACAGCTTGGCACAATCATCGAGCAGATCGAGCACACCATGCTTTACACGGTTTGGGTCTATTTAGGTATTGAAAGTGCGACCGTCTATGCTGCTCGAGCCAAAAATATGATCAGCATTAGTCGAGCAACATTTTTTGGCTTTGCCATCACCAGTCTGTTATTGGTTTGTGTTTCGGTCTTATCGTTGGGCGTTGTGCCACAAAATGAACTTGCCGAAATGAAAAACCCGTCTATGGCGTTAGTGATTGAGCGAGTCGTCGGCAGTTGGGGCGCGACCTTTATTAATCTGGGTTTGATTGTTTCAGTCAGTGGCGGCTTATTATCATGGCTGATGTTAGCGGCTGAAATGCTCTTTCTCACCGGACAAGGTGAAAAGCATACCGTACCAAAATGCTTTGGTAAACTTAATAAAAACGGCACCCCGGCCAATGCGTTATGGTTAACCACATGTTTGGTTACCATTTTAATTATTCTGGCGCACTTTCATCAATCCGGTTACAACACCTTGATTCAGTTATCGACATCAATGGTACTTATCCCCTATTTATTAGCGGCGCTGTTTGTGTTTAAACTCGCTTTAAATCGTGGTAAAGCTTATCTGATATTGATTGGCTCAGCCGGATCTATCTACGGATTTTGGCTGATTTATGCAGGTGGCATGTCCTATTTACTGTTATCGATGATTTTATATAGTGTGGGGCTGGTTTTTTATCTTTATGCCCGCAAACAGCGAAACTTACCTGCATTTAGCTATCTGCATGATAAACTTTATGCGATAGCAATCATTACACTGGCAATCATTGCTATCATCTATTTTTATATCCTGCCAAGTTAA
- a CDS encoding VWA domain-containing protein: MKMIKLITAVGFTLLSFMSQATDLVKPRIQVQSELAQPIILENGEEKNYLRISLIGEKNEPTGRVPINLAIVIDRSGSMSGERIKKAKEAAILAVNMLNEDDTLSIIAYNTNAEVILSSTKVKNKQKIISLIEKNLVANGGTALFAGVSKGINQVSKQLSRDNVNRIILLSDGQANIGPSSVSELSELAIVAAKKNIAISTFGIGDDYNEQLMSSIASYSDGNHVFVDDTSKLENVFVREFKDVMSTVAQDIVITINLKDGTKPVRLMGRDGIIKGNKVIIKMNQLYANQERYVLLEVIPPKGKAGENKTLANIEFSYNDLLNKKVEKENQTVNIAYTNKQDVVDKAVDPNIIAESEIQKVILANDEAVALYNQGKAEEAKSLLTVSAEKLSEESMRYMGIAPEASEKMKAQMGINQALADAIEKDDAKVARKKMVEKQFQSRQNKIEK, translated from the coding sequence ATGAAAATGATTAAACTAATAACTGCTGTAGGATTTACCCTATTGAGCTTTATGAGTCAGGCTACCGATTTGGTTAAACCTCGAATTCAAGTTCAGTCTGAACTTGCTCAGCCAATTATTCTGGAAAATGGTGAAGAAAAGAATTATCTGAGAATATCGTTAATTGGTGAAAAAAATGAACCGACTGGACGTGTACCTATCAATTTGGCAATTGTTATTGATCGTTCAGGCTCGATGTCAGGCGAACGTATCAAAAAAGCGAAAGAAGCCGCTATTTTAGCTGTCAATATGTTAAATGAGGACGATACTTTATCAATTATTGCTTATAATACTAATGCTGAAGTTATTCTGTCTTCGACCAAAGTCAAAAATAAACAAAAAATAATAAGTTTAATTGAAAAAAATCTGGTTGCAAATGGCGGTACAGCCTTATTTGCTGGTGTAAGTAAAGGGATAAATCAGGTTTCTAAACAACTTTCACGGGATAATGTTAACCGTATCATCCTCCTTTCGGACGGACAAGCTAATATAGGGCCATCTTCTGTATCGGAATTATCCGAATTGGCGATTGTGGCGGCTAAAAAGAATATTGCCATTAGTACTTTTGGTATTGGCGATGACTATAATGAACAACTGATGTCTTCAATTGCCAGTTACAGCGACGGTAATCATGTATTTGTTGATGATACTTCCAAACTTGAAAATGTATTTGTTCGGGAATTTAAAGATGTCATGTCCACTGTAGCGCAAGATATTGTTATTACCATTAATCTTAAAGATGGCACAAAACCTGTTCGTTTAATGGGTCGAGATGGTATCATTAAAGGTAATAAAGTGATTATTAAAATGAACCAGCTATATGCAAATCAAGAAAGGTATGTATTATTAGAAGTTATTCCACCAAAAGGAAAAGCTGGCGAAAATAAAACTTTAGCAAATATCGAATTTTCGTATAATGACTTACTTAATAAGAAAGTAGAAAAAGAAAATCAGACCGTCAATATTGCTTATACCAATAAGCAAGATGTGGTAGATAAAGCGGTTGATCCAAATATTATTGCTGAAAGTGAAATACAAAAAGTTATTCTGGCAAATGACGAAGCGGTGGCACTGTATAATCAAGGAAAAGCGGAAGAAGCTAAATCACTATTAACTGTTTCTGCAGAGAAGCTTTCAGAAGAATCAATGCGATACATGGGTATCGCTCCCGAAGCTAGCGAAAAGATGAAAGCACAAATGGGTATTAATCAGGCTTTAGCTGATGCAATCGAAAAGGATGATGCAAAAGTTGCTCGTAAGAAAATGGTCGAAAAACAATTTCAATCGAGACAAAATAAAATCGAAAAATAA
- a CDS encoding tRNA1(Val) (adenine(37)-N6)-methyltransferase, producing the protein MTTDQTALKKGGFTFKRFFVAHDNSPMKVTTDSCLLGAWTPLEPMPKKVLDIGCGCGVIALMLAQRLAGTDCQIDAIDIDEQAVKQCQQNSLQADFQSINAMIADLNQFQLNQAHCYDLIVTNPPYFASAVACRTTRRQFARYTETLSFTELIASVKRLLSLNGLFCLVLPYHLADQFKMLCESNQLYLHQQMNVNYSADKDYSLSLMAFAFEPTHNVLTQQLCMRDVDGCYSKAFRALLTDFYLFRK; encoded by the coding sequence ATGACAACTGATCAAACAGCATTAAAAAAAGGCGGATTTACCTTTAAGCGCTTTTTTGTCGCCCACGATAACAGCCCAATGAAAGTGACGACCGATAGCTGCTTATTAGGTGCTTGGACGCCACTGGAACCGATGCCCAAAAAGGTGTTGGATATTGGTTGCGGTTGTGGTGTTATTGCGTTAATGCTAGCACAACGTTTAGCAGGTACCGATTGTCAAATCGATGCGATTGATATTGATGAGCAAGCGGTTAAACAGTGCCAGCAAAATAGTTTGCAAGCCGATTTTCAATCGATTAATGCGATGATTGCCGATCTTAATCAGTTTCAATTAAATCAAGCCCATTGTTATGATCTGATTGTGACCAATCCGCCTTATTTTGCCTCAGCCGTTGCCTGCCGAACTACAAGGCGGCAGTTTGCGCGTTATACTGAAACGTTAAGCTTTACAGAGCTTATTGCCTCAGTTAAACGACTGTTGTCGTTAAACGGGCTTTTTTGTTTAGTCCTGCCTTATCACTTAGCCGATCAGTTTAAGATGTTATGTGAGTCAAATCAGCTCTATTTACACCAGCAGATGAATGTTAACTATAGTGCAGATAAAGACTATTCGTTGTCACTAATGGCGTTTGCTTTTGAGCCAACGCACAATGTCTTAACCCAGCAACTTTGTATGCGTGATGTTGACGGGTGTTACTCAAAAGCGTTCAGAGCGCTATTAACTGACTTTTATCTGTTCAGAAAATAA